A genomic window from Maylandia zebra isolate NMK-2024a linkage group LG20, Mzebra_GT3a, whole genome shotgun sequence includes:
- the csde1 gene encoding cold shock domain-containing protein E1 isoform X5 — translation MERGSSEPPVARNTGSTPSASTGPVPIPRSSSVSCHPHPGSKKHKRTPLYQRSMSFDPGMLHNNGHTAYANGSGPGIRETGVVEKLLTSYGFIQCSERQARLFFHCSQYNGNLQELKIGDDVEFEVSSDRRTGKPIAVKLLKIKPEVLPEERISGQVVSSIPLHLDGKSAPGQVPTGSVCYERNGEVFYLTYTPDDVEGNIHLDTGDKVSFYMETNKHTGAVSARNIQLVKKKQMRCQGVVCATKEAFGFIERADVVKEIFFHYSEFKGDLEALQAGDDVEFTIKDRNGKEVATDVRLLPQGTVIFEDISIEQFEGTVVKVIPKVPTKNQNDPLPGRVSVRMGFNDKELPFGEKDTKTKVTLLEGDHIQFNISTDRRDKLERATNIEILPDTFKFTKENREMGVIAAIRDGFGFIKCVDRDARMFFHFSEVLEEGQLHISDEVEFTVVPDMLSAQRNHAVRIKKLPKGTVSFHIQSEQRFVGVVEKEVVGNTAKNISPTKGKEKESEEGVIAYEDCGVKLTVPYHAKDLEGGSHPQVGDKVEFSINEVKRTGQQSAVSIRVLNRNASGAKRLHGFVAALKDNFGFIETANHDQEVFFHYSEMCGDLDNLDLGDTVEYNLSKGKGNKVSAEKVTKVAAVNGIGEDVGGTVMTGKVIRPIRSVDPSQTEYQGLVEFSEEGGSKVQNYPFGIMSMANKSDCLQKGEQVKFQVCTITQTGQKMACNVVPQRRAMVECVKDQFGFITYEVGDSKKLFFHVKEVQDGLELQTGDEVEFSVVLNQRTGKCSACNVRRVSEGPKPVATPRPDRLVNRLKSITLDDASAPRLVIVRQPRGPDNSKGFNVERKTRQPGVID, via the exons ATGGAAAGAGGCTCCTCTGAACCTCCAGTGGCTCGCAACACTGGCTCTACCCCATCTGCTTCTACTGGTCCCGTACCTATCCCCCGTTCCTCCTCCGTCTCTTGCCATCCCCACCCAGGCAGTAAAAAACACAAGCGGACACCCTTGTATCAGAGATCA ATGAGTTTTGACCCAGGCATGCTCCACAACAATGGGCACACCGCATATGCCAATGGCTCAGGGCCTGGCATTAGAGAGACTGGTGTGGTGGAGAAGCTCTTGACGTCCTATGGGTTTATCCAGTGCTCTGAACGTCAGGCTCGTCTCTTCTTCCACTGCTCCCAGTACAATGGCAACCTGCAGGAGCTTAAAATAGGAG ATGATGTAGAGTTTGAAGTTTCCTCTGACAGGCGCACTGGCAAGCCCATAGCAGTGAAGCTGCTTAAGATAAAGCCAGAAGTGCTGCCAGAGGAGCGCATTTCGGGCCAG GTTGTGTCATCAATCCCGTTACATTTGGATGGAAAGTCTGCTCCTGGACAGGTGCCCACTGGCAGTGTCTGCTATGAAAGAAATGGG GAAGTATTTTACCTTACATATACTCCTGATGACGTGGAGGGAAATATCCATTTGGACACGGGGGACAAAGTCAGCTTCTATATGGAGACCAATAAGCA TACTGGTGCAGTCAGCGCTCGTAATATTCAGCttgtgaagaaaaaacagatgaGGTGCCAGGGTGTAGTGTGCGCTACAAAG GAGGCCTTTGGATTCATTGAAAGAGCAGATGTGGTGAAGGAAATCTTCTTTCACTACAGCGAATTCAAAGGTGATCTAGAGGCTCTTCAGGCTGGAGATGATGTGGAGTTCACCATCAAAGATAGAAAT GGTAAAGAAGTAGCAACAGACGTGAGGCTCCTCCCTCAAGGAACAGTCATCTTTGAGGATATCAGCATTGAGCAGTTTGAAGGCACCGTTGTAAAGGTCATTCCCAAAGTCCCCACCAAGAACCAG AATGACCCTCTGCCCGGTCGTGTCAGTGTAAGGATGGGTTTCAATGACAAGGAACTGCCGTTTGGCGAGAAGGACACAAAGACCAAGGTGACTCTTTTGGAAGGAGACCACATACAATTCAACATCTCTACTGATCGCCGAGACAAGCTTGAGCGGGCTACCAACATCGAAATCTTGCCAGACACTTTCAAGTTCACCAAGGAGAATCGTGAAATG GGGGTTATTGCAGCTATACGCGATGGCTTTGGATTCATTAAGTGTGTGGATCGGGATGCCAGGATGTTCTTTCACTTCAGTGAAGTCCTAGAGGAGGGCCAGCTTCATATCTCAGATGAAGTGGAGTTCACTGTTGTGCCT GATATGCTGTCAGCTCAGAGAAACCATGCAGTGCGCATTAAGAAGCTTCCAAAAGGCACAGTGTCTTTCCATATCCAGTCTGAGCAACGTTTTGTGGGTGTAGTGGAAAAGGAAGTCGTTGGAAACACCGCCAAGAACATCAGTCCCACCAAGGGCAAGGAGAAG GAGTCTGAGGAGGGAGTGATTGCATATGAAGACTGTGGAGTGAAGCTCACTGTGCCATACCATGCCAAGGACCTAGAGGGAGGAAGTCACCCACAGGTTGGGGACAAG GTGGAGTTCTCAATCAATGAAGTGAAGCGAACTGGCCAACAGAGTGCCGTCTCCATCCGGGTCCTCAACCGTAATGCCTCTGGTGCCAAGAGACTGCATGGATTTGTTGCTGCACTGAAAGATAACTTTGGTTTCATTGAGACAGCAAATCATGACCAGGAAGTGTTCTTTCACTACAG tgAAATGTGCGGAGACTTGGATAACTTGGATCTGGGAGACACAGTGGAATACAATCTCTCAAAGGGAAAAGGAAACAAAGTCAGTGCTGAAAAGGTCACCAAGGTTGCTGCAG TGAATGGAATTGGTGAAGATGTTGGTGGGACAGTGATGACAGGGAAAGTTATCCGTCCTATACGCAGTGTTGACCCCTCCCAGACTGAATACCAAGGACTTGTTGAGTTCTCAGAGGAAG GCGGATCAAAAGTGCAGAATTATCCATTTGGAATCATGAGTATGGCAAACAAGTCTGATTGTTTGCAAAAAGGAGAACAGGTGAAGTTCCAGGTTTGCACAATAACCCAGACTGGCCAGAAGATGGCCTGTAATGTGGTTCCGCAGCGTAGAGCCATGGTGGAGTGTGTTAAAGACCAG TTTGGCTTTATCACATACGAAGTTGGTGATAGCAAGAAGTTATTCTTCCATGTAAAAGAAGTGCAAGATGGTCTGGAGCTTCAGACTGGGGATGAAGTGGAGTTCTCAGTTGTCCTCAATCAACGCACAGGAAAATGTAGTGCCTGCAATGTACGCAGAGTCAG TGAGGGGCCTAAACCAGTGGCGACTCCACGTCCTGACCGCCTGGTGAACAGACTGAAGAGTATCACGCTTGATGATGCCAGTGCTCCTCGCCTGGTCATTGTAAGGCAGCCTCGTGGTCCTGACAATTCAAAG GGCTTCAATGTGGAGCGGAAGACTCGCCAGCCTGGTGTCATTGACTGA
- the csde1 gene encoding cold shock domain-containing protein E1 isoform X6 has product MSFDPGMLHNNGHTAYANGSGPGIRETGVVEKLLTSYGFIQCSERQARLFFHCSQYNGNLQELKIGDDVEFEVSSDRRTGKPIAVKLLKIKPEVLPEERISGQVGPDLHAYPFTVLHGYIHPVVSSIPLHLDGKSAPGQVPTGSVCYERNGEVFYLTYTPDDVEGNIHLDTGDKVSFYMETNKHTGAVSARNIQLVKKKQMRCQGVVCATKEAFGFIERADVVKEIFFHYSEFKGDLEALQAGDDVEFTIKDRNGKEVATDVRLLPQGTVIFEDISIEQFEGTVVKVIPKVPTKNQNDPLPGRVSVRMGFNDKELPFGEKDTKTKVTLLEGDHIQFNISTDRRDKLERATNIEILPDTFKFTKENREMGVIAAIRDGFGFIKCVDRDARMFFHFSEVLEEGQLHISDEVEFTVVPVGPVYKLFKKDMLSAQRNHAVRIKKLPKGTVSFHIQSEQRFVGVVEKEVVGNTAKNISPTKGKEKESEEGVIAYEDCGVKLTVPYHAKDLEGGSHPQVGDKVEFSINEVKRTGQQSAVSIRVLNRNASGAKRLHGFVAALKDNFGFIETANHDQEVFFHYSEMCGDLDNLDLGDTVEYNLSKGKGNKVSAEKVTKVAAVNGIGEDVGGTVMTGKVIRPIRSVDPSQTEYQGLVEFSEEGGSKVQNYPFGIMSMANKSDCLQKGEQVKFQVCTITQTGQKMACNVVPQRRAMVECVKDQFGFITYEVGDSKKLFFHVKEVQDGLELQTGDEVEFSVVLNQRTGKCSACNVRRVSEGPKPVATPRPDRLVNRLKSITLDDASAPRLVIVRQPRGPDNSKGFNVERKTRQPGVID; this is encoded by the exons ATGAGTTTTGACCCAGGCATGCTCCACAACAATGGGCACACCGCATATGCCAATGGCTCAGGGCCTGGCATTAGAGAGACTGGTGTGGTGGAGAAGCTCTTGACGTCCTATGGGTTTATCCAGTGCTCTGAACGTCAGGCTCGTCTCTTCTTCCACTGCTCCCAGTACAATGGCAACCTGCAGGAGCTTAAAATAGGAG ATGATGTAGAGTTTGAAGTTTCCTCTGACAGGCGCACTGGCAAGCCCATAGCAGTGAAGCTGCTTAAGATAAAGCCAGAAGTGCTGCCAGAGGAGCGCATTTCGGGCCAGGTGGGGCCAGACCTGCACGCCTATCCCTTTACTGTGCTGCATGGTTATATTCATCCA GTTGTGTCATCAATCCCGTTACATTTGGATGGAAAGTCTGCTCCTGGACAGGTGCCCACTGGCAGTGTCTGCTATGAAAGAAATGGG GAAGTATTTTACCTTACATATACTCCTGATGACGTGGAGGGAAATATCCATTTGGACACGGGGGACAAAGTCAGCTTCTATATGGAGACCAATAAGCA TACTGGTGCAGTCAGCGCTCGTAATATTCAGCttgtgaagaaaaaacagatgaGGTGCCAGGGTGTAGTGTGCGCTACAAAG GAGGCCTTTGGATTCATTGAAAGAGCAGATGTGGTGAAGGAAATCTTCTTTCACTACAGCGAATTCAAAGGTGATCTAGAGGCTCTTCAGGCTGGAGATGATGTGGAGTTCACCATCAAAGATAGAAAT GGTAAAGAAGTAGCAACAGACGTGAGGCTCCTCCCTCAAGGAACAGTCATCTTTGAGGATATCAGCATTGAGCAGTTTGAAGGCACCGTTGTAAAGGTCATTCCCAAAGTCCCCACCAAGAACCAG AATGACCCTCTGCCCGGTCGTGTCAGTGTAAGGATGGGTTTCAATGACAAGGAACTGCCGTTTGGCGAGAAGGACACAAAGACCAAGGTGACTCTTTTGGAAGGAGACCACATACAATTCAACATCTCTACTGATCGCCGAGACAAGCTTGAGCGGGCTACCAACATCGAAATCTTGCCAGACACTTTCAAGTTCACCAAGGAGAATCGTGAAATG GGGGTTATTGCAGCTATACGCGATGGCTTTGGATTCATTAAGTGTGTGGATCGGGATGCCAGGATGTTCTTTCACTTCAGTGAAGTCCTAGAGGAGGGCCAGCTTCATATCTCAGATGAAGTGGAGTTCACTGTTGTGCCTGTAGGTCCTGTTTATAAGCTTTTCAAAAAA GATATGCTGTCAGCTCAGAGAAACCATGCAGTGCGCATTAAGAAGCTTCCAAAAGGCACAGTGTCTTTCCATATCCAGTCTGAGCAACGTTTTGTGGGTGTAGTGGAAAAGGAAGTCGTTGGAAACACCGCCAAGAACATCAGTCCCACCAAGGGCAAGGAGAAG GAGTCTGAGGAGGGAGTGATTGCATATGAAGACTGTGGAGTGAAGCTCACTGTGCCATACCATGCCAAGGACCTAGAGGGAGGAAGTCACCCACAGGTTGGGGACAAG GTGGAGTTCTCAATCAATGAAGTGAAGCGAACTGGCCAACAGAGTGCCGTCTCCATCCGGGTCCTCAACCGTAATGCCTCTGGTGCCAAGAGACTGCATGGATTTGTTGCTGCACTGAAAGATAACTTTGGTTTCATTGAGACAGCAAATCATGACCAGGAAGTGTTCTTTCACTACAG tgAAATGTGCGGAGACTTGGATAACTTGGATCTGGGAGACACAGTGGAATACAATCTCTCAAAGGGAAAAGGAAACAAAGTCAGTGCTGAAAAGGTCACCAAGGTTGCTGCAG TGAATGGAATTGGTGAAGATGTTGGTGGGACAGTGATGACAGGGAAAGTTATCCGTCCTATACGCAGTGTTGACCCCTCCCAGACTGAATACCAAGGACTTGTTGAGTTCTCAGAGGAAG GCGGATCAAAAGTGCAGAATTATCCATTTGGAATCATGAGTATGGCAAACAAGTCTGATTGTTTGCAAAAAGGAGAACAGGTGAAGTTCCAGGTTTGCACAATAACCCAGACTGGCCAGAAGATGGCCTGTAATGTGGTTCCGCAGCGTAGAGCCATGGTGGAGTGTGTTAAAGACCAG TTTGGCTTTATCACATACGAAGTTGGTGATAGCAAGAAGTTATTCTTCCATGTAAAAGAAGTGCAAGATGGTCTGGAGCTTCAGACTGGGGATGAAGTGGAGTTCTCAGTTGTCCTCAATCAACGCACAGGAAAATGTAGTGCCTGCAATGTACGCAGAGTCAG TGAGGGGCCTAAACCAGTGGCGACTCCACGTCCTGACCGCCTGGTGAACAGACTGAAGAGTATCACGCTTGATGATGCCAGTGCTCCTCGCCTGGTCATTGTAAGGCAGCCTCGTGGTCCTGACAATTCAAAG GGCTTCAATGTGGAGCGGAAGACTCGCCAGCCTGGTGTCATTGACTGA